In Megalops cyprinoides isolate fMegCyp1 chromosome 25, fMegCyp1.pri, whole genome shotgun sequence, a single window of DNA contains:
- the LOC118771713 gene encoding galanin receptor 2a, producing MQAGQNTYGLIFACTCGVILGIGFCANLLVFSLFAKRGTLRKNRLDVLLLSMALADFLTLLLIPFTLHSAVSFTWPLGDTSCKVYQFLLAFSLAASTYSLCAVSVARAMIVTNPYRPPTMDLVVLMFVLAWAASFFISLPLRIFATKERGPTTDFTFCLPTIHEHHYQVVLSQFVLYYLVPMLVIAFNYVRLALFLHRSPVMSAASARNTRRASIMVFLAAATFSVCWLPGYVLELCVYLGLYRHGQAWDMFYFTCTVLQYLHPCVNPVLYVLLSKRYRRGRAGWLLRCNRARVHPQIVSVTESF from the coding sequence ATGCAGGCCGGTCAGAACACCTACGGGCTGATCTTCGCCTGCACATGCGGCGTGATCCTGGGCATCGGCTTCTGCGCCAACCTGCTGGTCTTCTCGCTCTTCGCCAAGCGCGGCACCTTGCGCAAGAACCGCCTGGACGTGCTGCTGCTCAGCATGGCGCTGGCTGActtcctcaccctcctcctcatcccctTCACCCTGCACTCGGCCGTCAGCTTCACCTGGCCGCTGGGGGACACCTCCTGTAAGGTGTACCAGTTCCTCCTGGCATTTTCATTGGCTGCCAGCACCTACTCCCTCTGCGCCGTCTCGGTCGCCCGGGCCATGATCGTCACCAACCCCTACCGCCCGCCTACCATGGACCTGGTGGTCCTCATGTTCGTCCTTGCATGGGCCGCCAGCTTCTTCATCAGCCTGCCCCTCCGCATCTTCGCCACTAAGGAGAGGGGCCCCACCACCGACTTCACCTTCTGCCTGCCCACCATCCACGAGCACCACTACCAGGTAGTCCTGAGCCAGTTCGTGCTCTACTACCTGGTCCCAATGCTGGTCATCGCCTTCAACTACGTCCGCCTCGCCCTCTTCCTCCACAGGAGCCCCGTCATGTCAGCGGCCAGCGCCCGCAACACCCGCCGCGCCTCCATCATGGTCTTCCTGGCGGCCGCCACCTTCTCCGTCTGTTGGTTGCCGGGATACGTGCTGGAGCTGTGCGTCTACTTGGGACTCTACCGGCACGGCCAGGCCTGGGACATGTTCTACTTCACCTGCACGGTGCTGCAATACCTGCACCCCTGTGTGAACCCTGTGCTCTACGTGCTGCTGTCCAAGAGGTACCGCCGCGGGAGGGCGGGCTGGCTGCTGAGATGCAACAGGGCCAGGGTGCACCCCCAGATCGTCAGCGTGACCGAGAGCTTTTAG